CTCTCGTCGAGCGCCGCCTCTCCGATCTGCGCGGCTCGTTTGCCGACACCGCCGCTTACGAAACGGCCCTCCGCGCCGGGAATCCCCTGCTCTACTCCGTGAGTTCCGTCGAGCCCGGCCGCGGGCCCGGAGACCTGCACTACGGTCTCGGCCTGCTTCAGCCCGGCCGGATCGGCGACGAATACTTTCTCACCAAAGGCCATCTGCACTCCTGGCGTCCCGCTGCCGAAGTCTATGTCGGACTCCGCGGCACGGGCGCCATGCTGCTCGAAGACGAGCACAGCGGCGAAGCGCAGCTGATCGAGCTCGGCGCCGGCCAGATCGTCTACGTGCCCGGCAA
The Candidatus Didemnitutus sp. genome window above contains:
- a CDS encoding cupin domain-containing protein, which encodes MHDIASLLGCYDSATGRIAGRPLVERRLSDLRGSFADTAAYETALRAGNPLLYSVSSVEPGRGPGDLHYGLGLLQPGRIGDEYFLTKGHLHSWRPAAEVYVGLRGTGAMLLEDEHSGEAQLIELGAGQIVYVPGNTAHRTVNTGTEPLVYLGIYPAAAGHDYQSIAAKNFAHVVVTRAGRPTLVRRSEYRPAANP